One part of the Thiothrix nivea DSM 5205 genome encodes these proteins:
- a CDS encoding DUF72 domain-containing protein, with protein sequence MAMENLPYYLGLPLWANAQWKGSLFSADAKPAEFLSQYARVFNVVEGNTTFYSVPSVEMVLRWVNATPESFRFSFKFPRTITHQHHLIHAGKETQEFLQRLEPLGQRLDGLMVQLPASFSPSEMPMLESFLRSLPADYRYAVEVRHPAFFTQVEARAAYNALLERLGVDRVIFESRPVHAAPPLDVATRETQARKPRLPVQLDATAEQPVLRYIGHPVLAKNHAWLDRWVAQAARWLEEGKRPRIFLHTPDNYLAPQLARMFHAQLQQRVHGLADLPAPVAVMKQAVLL encoded by the coding sequence ATGGCGATGGAAAATCTGCCCTATTACCTTGGTTTACCCTTGTGGGCCAATGCGCAATGGAAGGGTTCGCTGTTCAGCGCGGATGCCAAGCCTGCGGAATTTCTTTCCCAATACGCCAGGGTCTTCAACGTGGTGGAAGGCAACACCACCTTCTATTCTGTACCTTCGGTGGAGATGGTGTTGCGCTGGGTGAATGCGACGCCGGAAAGCTTCCGTTTCAGCTTCAAATTTCCCCGCACCATTACCCATCAGCATCACCTGATCCATGCGGGGAAGGAGACGCAGGAGTTCCTGCAACGTCTGGAGCCGCTGGGGCAGCGGCTGGACGGTCTGATGGTGCAACTGCCTGCTTCCTTTTCACCCAGTGAAATGCCGATGCTGGAAAGCTTTCTGCGCAGTCTGCCAGCGGATTACCGTTACGCGGTGGAGGTGCGGCATCCGGCTTTTTTCACCCAGGTGGAGGCACGCGCGGCTTATAATGCTTTGCTGGAGCGCCTGGGCGTGGATCGGGTGATTTTTGAAAGCCGCCCGGTACACGCCGCGCCGCCGCTGGATGTTGCTACCCGCGAAACCCAGGCGAGAAAGCCGCGCCTGCCGGTGCAGCTGGATGCGACGGCGGAACAGCCGGTGCTGCGTTACATAGGTCATCCCGTGCTGGCGAAAAACCATGCCTGGCTCGACCGCTGGGTGGCACAGGCCGCGCGTTGGTTGGAAGAGGGCAAACGCCCACGGATTTTCCTGCATACGCCCGACAACTACCTTGCCCCGCAGCTGGCGCGTATGTTCCATGCGCAGTTGCAGCAGCGGGTTCACGGTCTGGCGGATTTGCCCGCGCCAGTCGCCGTGATGAAACAGGCCGTACTGTTGTAA
- the folK gene encoding 2-amino-4-hydroxy-6-hydroxymethyldihydropteridine diphosphokinase, whose product MPRAYISLGSNIDPEMHICACIQRLRQDFPDLICSLAYQTPAEGFAGAPFLNLTAGFTTGQSYTELKQYLRTLEDAQGRVRNGEKFSSRTLDADLLLYGDLLLPEQNLPHKDILGYAFVLYPLMEIAPALTYPGRQQTVSELASQSALPRHTLSPIDLDCLRQ is encoded by the coding sequence ATGCCGCGCGCCTACATCAGCCTCGGCAGCAATATCGACCCGGAAATGCATATTTGCGCCTGTATCCAGCGGCTACGGCAGGATTTCCCCGATCTCATCTGCTCCCTCGCCTACCAAACGCCTGCGGAAGGGTTCGCGGGTGCGCCATTCCTCAACCTGACGGCAGGTTTCACCACCGGCCAGTCGTACACAGAATTGAAACAGTATTTACGCACCCTGGAAGACGCCCAAGGACGGGTCAGGAATGGGGAAAAATTCAGTTCAAGGACGCTGGATGCAGACCTGCTGTTGTACGGCGACCTACTGTTACCGGAGCAGAACCTGCCCCACAAGGATATTCTGGGCTATGCTTTCGTGCTTTACCCACTGATGGAAATCGCCCCAGCACTGACCTACCCCGGGCGGCAGCAAACCGTATCAGAACTGGCCAGCCAGTCCGCCCTACCCCGCCATACACTAAGCCCGATTGACCTGGATTGCCTCAGGCAGTGA
- a CDS encoding M20 aminoacylase family protein: MTARLDPTAASSALHQQMQAWRRDIHQHPETAYEEFRTSKLVAERLQALGLETHTQIGGTGVVGILRGKHPGDRHVGLRADMDALPLTELNTFAHASCHHGKMHGCGHDGHTTMLLGAATILAQNPDFAGTVYFIFQPAEEMQAGAKRMIEDGLFERFPIAEVYGMHNWPGIPAGHFAVHPGAVMASTDGFDIEICGKGGHAAMPDTLTDPVLVAGHIITATQSIVARNLKPTSSGVISITRMVGGSAYNVIPEQVSLHGTIRTLEESQRELIKQRLQQLVEHTASAFGASASIRYNPGYPATINRQANAETCYQVTTGLVGETCVQWNPPPSMGAEDFAYMLQQRPGAYIWIGNGDASESRALHNPHYDFNDQILPLGASYWVRLVQHLCI, encoded by the coding sequence ATGACAGCCAGGCTAGACCCGACCGCCGCCAGCAGCGCCCTGCACCAACAGATGCAGGCATGGCGGCGCGACATCCATCAACACCCGGAAACCGCTTACGAGGAGTTCCGCACCAGCAAGCTGGTGGCCGAACGCTTACAAGCATTGGGGCTGGAAACCCACACCCAGATCGGCGGCACCGGCGTGGTCGGCATCCTGCGTGGCAAACACCCCGGCGACAGACACGTGGGCTTGCGTGCCGATATGGATGCCCTGCCCCTGACGGAGCTGAACACCTTCGCCCATGCCTCCTGCCATCACGGCAAGATGCACGGCTGCGGGCATGACGGCCATACCACCATGCTGCTGGGCGCGGCCACCATCCTGGCGCAGAACCCGGATTTCGCGGGTACGGTGTATTTCATCTTCCAGCCCGCCGAGGAAATGCAGGCAGGTGCCAAACGCATGATTGAGGATGGCCTGTTCGAGCGCTTCCCGATTGCCGAAGTGTACGGGATGCACAACTGGCCGGGCATTCCGGCGGGGCATTTTGCGGTACACCCAGGCGCGGTGATGGCCTCCACCGATGGTTTCGACATTGAAATCTGCGGCAAGGGTGGCCACGCGGCAATGCCCGACACCCTGACCGACCCGGTACTGGTCGCAGGCCACATCATTACCGCCACCCAGAGCATCGTTGCCCGCAACCTGAAGCCCACCAGCAGCGGTGTCATCAGCATTACCCGCATGGTTGGCGGCAGCGCCTACAACGTCATTCCGGAACAAGTCAGCCTGCACGGCACCATCCGCACGCTGGAGGAAAGCCAGCGCGAACTGATCAAGCAGCGCCTGCAACAACTGGTGGAACACACCGCCAGCGCGTTTGGCGCTTCCGCCAGCATCCGTTACAACCCCGGCTACCCCGCCACTATCAACCGGCAGGCCAATGCCGAAACCTGCTATCAGGTCACGACCGGACTGGTGGGGGAAACCTGCGTGCAATGGAACCCGCCGCCCAGTATGGGTGCGGAAGATTTCGCCTACATGCTGCAACAACGCCCAGGCGCGTACATCTGGATCGGCAATGGCGACGCCAGCGAAAGCCGCGCCCTGCACAACCCGCATTACGATTTCAACGACCAGATATTACCGTTGGGGGCAAGCTATTGGGTGCGGCTGGTGCAACACCTGTGCATTTAA
- a CDS encoding SRPBCC family protein, which translates to MENGLMWAIVGVSLLFLLMPLLLGLLISPYQQVTRVELIKASADEVWAALADLPRQAQWRSDLKSMQMIDDDAGLRWVEQSEGGKAVTLRKLKETPLKELLLEMRQRGSKGTRQARLNAVPGGTRVTFTEMLETRTPWGRIKARISGDPDRSLDHFIHQLQAHFTA; encoded by the coding sequence ATGGAAAATGGTTTAATGTGGGCTATTGTGGGCGTCAGCCTGTTGTTTTTGTTAATGCCGCTGCTGTTGGGGTTATTGATTTCGCCCTATCAACAGGTCACGCGGGTTGAGTTGATCAAGGCTTCCGCTGATGAGGTCTGGGCAGCGCTGGCTGACCTGCCGCGTCAGGCGCAGTGGCGTTCTGACCTGAAAAGTATGCAGATGATTGACGACGACGCTGGCCTGCGCTGGGTCGAGCAGTCAGAGGGTGGCAAGGCCGTTACCCTACGCAAACTCAAGGAAACGCCGCTGAAAGAGCTGTTGCTGGAAATGCGCCAGCGTGGCAGCAAAGGTACCCGTCAGGCGCGCCTGAACGCTGTGCCGGGCGGTACGCGCGTCACGTTCACGGAAATGTTGGAAACCCGTACCCCTTGGGGGCGCATCAAGGCGCGTATCAGTGGCGACCCTGACCGCAGCCTGGATCATTTCATCCACCAATTGCAAGCCCACTTCACTGCCTGA
- a CDS encoding cytochrome c-type biogenesis protein — protein MKRLLLILLLLAPVAAFASIEVHQFQTPTQEALYNEMIAELRCLVCQNQNLADSNSELARDLRGKTYELVMAGSSRDEIIEFMVSRYGDFVLYKPPVKQSTLLLWTGPLLFMLLGLGILFAFLRKKSRQVSQPISEADRQRAEQLLGGGKP, from the coding sequence ATGAAACGCCTGTTGCTGATCCTGTTGCTGCTGGCTCCCGTGGCCGCTTTTGCCAGCATCGAAGTTCACCAGTTCCAGACACCGACACAGGAAGCACTCTACAACGAGATGATTGCCGAGTTGCGCTGTCTGGTCTGTCAGAACCAGAATCTGGCGGATTCCAATTCCGAACTGGCACGCGATTTACGTGGCAAAACTTACGAACTGGTGATGGCTGGCTCTTCACGCGACGAAATCATTGAGTTCATGGTTAGCCGTTACGGGGATTTCGTTCTCTATAAACCACCGGTCAAGCAAAGCACCCTGTTACTGTGGACAGGGCCGTTACTGTTCATGTTGTTGGGGCTGGGTATCCTGTTCGCATTCCTGCGTAAAAAATCCCGGCAGGTCAGTCAACCCATCTCTGAGGCTGACAGGCAACGTGCCGAACAACTGCTGGGCGGAGGCAAGCCATGA
- the ccmI gene encoding c-type cytochrome biogenesis protein CcmI, with protein MTFWMIIFLLVVLAVAGLVIPLLRQPKTQQDSERNAQNIRIAREQLAELERMNAAGELDATEYQASKDELEKALLIDLQQDNTPASRKTISPQMTAIVTGLFVPIAAFALYGWLGTPEALQSTAQQAQELPPDHPPMTGGMQQAPDINKMVEGLRKKLEANPNNPDGWNMLGRSYMNMERFTEAADAYRKLYELQPEDAGVMLLLADALAMSNDGKVTDEGEQLALKALAKEPENVTALWLAGLGASEKGDKAKALEHWKKLLPMLDDSPEEQAEVQGLIQQIEKAPE; from the coding sequence ATGACTTTCTGGATGATCATTTTCCTGCTAGTGGTATTGGCGGTTGCCGGTCTGGTGATCCCCTTGTTACGCCAACCCAAGACACAACAGGATTCGGAACGCAACGCACAGAACATCCGCATTGCCCGCGAACAACTGGCCGAACTGGAGCGCATGAACGCCGCCGGGGAACTGGATGCTACGGAATATCAGGCTTCCAAAGACGAACTGGAAAAAGCCCTGCTGATCGATCTGCAACAGGACAACACCCCCGCGTCACGCAAAACCATTTCCCCGCAGATGACAGCCATTGTGACAGGGTTGTTTGTGCCGATAGCCGCCTTTGCCCTGTATGGCTGGCTGGGTACGCCGGAAGCCTTGCAGAGTACCGCTCAGCAGGCACAGGAACTTCCCCCGGATCATCCCCCCATGACTGGTGGTATGCAGCAAGCCCCTGACATCAACAAAATGGTGGAAGGCTTGCGTAAAAAGCTGGAAGCCAACCCCAACAACCCGGATGGCTGGAACATGTTGGGGCGTTCCTATATGAACATGGAACGATTCACCGAAGCTGCCGACGCCTACCGCAAGCTCTACGAGTTACAGCCGGAAGATGCGGGCGTCATGCTGCTGCTGGCCGATGCGCTGGCGATGAGCAATGACGGCAAAGTGACCGATGAAGGGGAGCAACTGGCGCTCAAAGCACTGGCGAAAGAGCCTGAAAACGTCACCGCGTTATGGCTGGCAGGGCTGGGCGCATCCGAAAAAGGCGACAAGGCCAAAGCGCTGGAACACTGGAAAAAACTGCTGCCGATGTTGGACGACAGTCCAGAGGAACAAGCTGAGGTTCAGGGGCTTATTCAGCAAATAGAGAAAGCCCCTGAGTAA
- a CDS encoding glycoside hydrolase family 18 protein — protein MRMNIMCKLAISVLMVGMLASPSVNAGERGGKPWVTGYLPAYEQDQDGKIAFMGEEDWQGLTHVIHFAGRVKEDGSLDETTEGFSPARRAAAIRTAHEHGVPVLFSVAAWVTVYGPVLNKRAKREKLVGQLLSILKEGYDGIDIDLEPIKADGGGNNPSYEAFIDELHAGMKAVNKDNNPNMLATRPLLTIATGIENAEDKDSGTLRKLLTRLQDKLDQINVMGYDLSTSFEGIVWHDSALYDGGNKYPDNTKRSVVSVDRALQQFIGAGVSPAKLGLGISLEIRVWQGGKVEDADNGVTRPLEAWDVKPKNWNEGSTQRDSFANLVDPHGRYAYKPEYYHWDDDAKVSYLSIDKPGTADDRFISFNDPRSVAAKVRYAKQQGLGGVMIWNLALECKRPSADSRPCVAGDGRVRPIMGELRKALAGEGGKP, from the coding sequence ATGAGAATGAACATAATGTGTAAGCTTGCCATCTCTGTGTTAATGGTGGGAATGCTGGCCAGCCCGAGCGTGAACGCGGGTGAAAGGGGGGGTAAACCCTGGGTAACCGGCTACCTGCCCGCCTATGAGCAGGATCAGGATGGCAAGATTGCCTTCATGGGTGAGGAAGACTGGCAAGGTCTGACCCATGTTATCCACTTCGCCGGGCGGGTGAAGGAGGATGGCAGCCTGGATGAAACCACTGAGGGTTTCAGCCCAGCCAGACGCGCCGCCGCGATCCGCACTGCGCATGAACATGGCGTGCCTGTGCTGTTCAGCGTTGCTGCCTGGGTAACGGTATATGGCCCGGTGTTGAACAAGCGCGCCAAACGCGAGAAGCTGGTTGGGCAATTGCTCAGCATTCTCAAGGAGGGCTACGACGGCATCGACATTGACCTTGAGCCGATCAAGGCTGACGGGGGCGGTAATAACCCTTCCTACGAAGCTTTCATTGATGAGCTGCACGCTGGCATGAAAGCCGTCAACAAGGACAATAACCCCAACATGCTGGCCACGCGCCCACTTTTGACCATTGCTACCGGCATCGAAAATGCCGAGGACAAGGATAGCGGAACCCTGCGCAAGCTGCTGACGCGGCTTCAGGACAAGCTCGACCAGATCAATGTCATGGGCTACGACCTGTCCACCTCCTTTGAGGGAATCGTCTGGCATGACTCCGCCCTGTATGACGGTGGCAACAAATACCCCGACAATACCAAGCGCTCGGTGGTGTCTGTGGACAGGGCACTACAGCAATTCATCGGCGCGGGCGTTTCCCCGGCCAAGCTGGGTCTGGGTATCAGTCTGGAGATCCGCGTCTGGCAGGGGGGCAAAGTCGAGGATGCCGACAATGGCGTTACCCGACCCCTGGAAGCATGGGATGTAAAACCCAAAAACTGGAATGAGGGCAGCACGCAGCGCGACAGTTTCGCCAACCTGGTTGACCCTCATGGGCGTTACGCTTACAAGCCTGAGTATTACCACTGGGATGATGACGCCAAGGTTTCCTATCTGAGCATTGATAAGCCGGGGACAGCGGATGACAGATTCATTTCCTTCAACGACCCGCGTTCGGTTGCTGCAAAGGTGCGTTACGCCAAACAACAGGGGCTGGGGGGCGTCATGATTTGGAACTTGGCGTTGGAGTGCAAACGCCCGTCAGCGGATTCACGCCCCTGCGTGGCAGGCGATGGCCGGGTAAGGCCCATCATGGGCGAATTGCGCAAAGCGCTGGCCGGGGAGGGCGGCAAGCCTTAA
- a CDS encoding DsbE family thiol:disulfide interchange protein gives MLKYFLPLGAFLLLVVLLAVGLKLDPREVPSPFIGKPAPAIDAAQLNTDADIFSSSSLKGEVWLLNVWASWCGECQREHPVLTDLVAEQKIKVVGLNYKDAPADAQRWLAQFGNPFARIVTDPKGKVGLDWGVYGTPETFIIDRDGIIRYKQIGPMSRKAVEEKILPLLTELRKGGTP, from the coding sequence ATGCTTAAATATTTCCTGCCATTGGGTGCATTCCTGCTGCTGGTCGTGTTGCTGGCAGTCGGCCTGAAACTTGACCCGCGCGAAGTGCCTTCCCCCTTTATCGGCAAACCTGCCCCCGCAATTGATGCGGCACAGCTGAATACAGATGCCGATATATTTTCCAGCTCTTCACTCAAAGGTGAGGTATGGTTGCTGAATGTGTGGGCATCCTGGTGCGGCGAATGCCAGCGTGAACACCCTGTGCTGACCGATCTGGTTGCGGAGCAAAAAATCAAGGTAGTAGGGCTGAATTACAAGGATGCACCTGCTGATGCACAACGTTGGCTGGCGCAATTTGGCAACCCGTTTGCCCGCATTGTGACTGACCCCAAAGGCAAAGTGGGGCTGGACTGGGGCGTATATGGTACACCGGAAACCTTCATCATCGACCGTGACGGCATTATCCGTTACAAACAGATCGGCCCGATGAGCCGCAAAGCCGTGGAAGAAAAAATCCTGCCGCTACTGACTGAATTGCGCAAGGGAGGCACGCCATGA
- the rpmB gene encoding 50S ribosomal protein L28: MSRVCQVTGKRPITGNNVSHANNKTKRRFLPNLHSKRFWVESEDRWVSLRVSTKGMRIIDKKGIDTILADLRARGEKV; encoded by the coding sequence ATGTCTCGTGTATGCCAGGTAACAGGTAAGCGTCCGATCACAGGTAACAACGTGTCGCACGCCAACAACAAGACCAAGCGCCGTTTTCTGCCCAACCTGCATTCCAAACGTTTCTGGGTGGAAAGCGAGGATCGTTGGGTCAGTCTGCGCGTTTCTACGAAAGGTATGCGTATCATCGACAAGAAAGGTATCGACACCATTCTTGCCGACCTGCGCGCTCGTGGCGAAAAAGTTTAA
- the cls gene encoding cardiolipin synthase: MLTYLSSGLNSALLLLDILIVATLLPTVVQQRRESGATLAWVLVIVLLPFIGLLGFWVFGTTRLHLRRRKRRKVEEKLAPALQRVQVGLNGERQIDGLSSSLLKLVRTLDDVGPLGGNAVEVMRDGASVFTALEQAFDAATLHIHLVYYIWEPDFTGTCLRDALVRAAQRGVEVRLLVDDVGSRQANKRFFAPLLAAGGRVERFLKVNLFSRRLNLNNRNHRKVVVIDGKLVFTGGMNVGDVYAGRGEPWQDLHARIRGPVASALQEVFCQDWYHATGEDLVSETYFPAIAETGDICAQFLASGPADERWQAIHTLLFAAMNLACQRIWIETPYFVPDRPIVMALQTAALRGVDVRLLLPGRSDHPLVLYAGRSFIDDLLAAGARVFEMDRAMPHAKAVMIDGNFATLGSANMDQRSFRLNFEGNVFFYGTEIAGRLEQDFLAICANVREVTAQQRQFLGKRQRFAESIARLVAPLL; this comes from the coding sequence TTGCTTACTTATTTGAGCAGCGGCCTCAATTCGGCGCTATTACTGCTGGACATCCTGATCGTCGCCACCCTGTTGCCCACTGTAGTGCAGCAACGCCGCGAATCCGGCGCGACGCTGGCGTGGGTGCTGGTGATTGTGTTGCTGCCATTCATCGGTTTGCTGGGGTTCTGGGTGTTTGGCACTACCCGGCTGCATTTGCGCCGCCGCAAACGCCGCAAGGTGGAGGAAAAACTGGCTCCCGCGCTGCAACGGGTGCAGGTTGGCCTGAATGGCGAACGCCAAATCGACGGCCTTTCCTCCTCCCTGCTGAAACTGGTGCGGACACTGGATGATGTCGGCCCGTTGGGTGGCAATGCCGTTGAGGTCATGCGCGATGGGGCAAGCGTGTTTACGGCGCTGGAACAGGCTTTTGATGCCGCGACCCTGCACATCCATCTGGTCTATTACATCTGGGAACCGGATTTCACGGGGACATGCCTGCGTGATGCTCTGGTCAGGGCGGCGCAGCGTGGTGTGGAGGTGCGGCTGCTGGTCGATGACGTGGGTTCGCGGCAGGCAAACAAACGCTTTTTTGCCCCCTTGCTGGCAGCGGGTGGGCGAGTGGAACGCTTTCTCAAGGTCAACCTGTTCAGCCGTCGCCTGAACCTGAACAACCGCAATCACCGCAAGGTGGTGGTGATTGACGGCAAGCTGGTCTTCACTGGCGGCATGAACGTGGGGGATGTGTACGCGGGCAGGGGAGAGCCATGGCAGGATTTGCACGCACGTATTCGTGGGCCGGTGGCTTCCGCTTTGCAGGAAGTGTTCTGTCAGGATTGGTATCACGCGACTGGTGAGGATTTGGTCAGCGAAACCTATTTCCCTGCCATTGCTGAAACCGGTGACATTTGCGCGCAGTTTCTTGCCAGTGGACCTGCTGATGAACGTTGGCAGGCCATCCACACCCTGTTGTTCGCTGCCATGAATCTGGCCTGTCAGCGTATCTGGATCGAGACGCCGTATTTCGTGCCTGACCGCCCGATTGTGATGGCCTTGCAGACGGCGGCGCTGCGCGGGGTGGATGTGCGCCTGCTGTTGCCGGGGCGTTCCGACCACCCGTTGGTGTTGTATGCGGGGCGTTCCTTTATCGACGACCTGCTGGCGGCAGGGGCGCGGGTGTTTGAAATGGATCGGGCGATGCCGCACGCCAAAGCGGTCATGATAGACGGCAATTTCGCCACTTTGGGGTCGGCGAACATGGATCAGCGCAGTTTCCGCCTCAATTTCGAGGGCAATGTGTTCTTTTACGGCACGGAAATCGCGGGCAGGCTGGAGCAGGATTTCCTGGCCATTTGCGCCAATGTGCGCGAAGTGACGGCGCAACAGCGCCAATTTTTGGGCAAACGCCAACGTTTTGCGGAAAGTATTGCCCGTTTAGTCGCGCCATTATTGTAA
- the folB gene encoding dihydroneopterin aldolase — translation MDTVYVRDLKMDARIGIYEWEKRIRQKIRVDLEMAWDNRIPAASDDIKDTLNYKTAAKRVIQLVENSHYELVERLAETIATTLMDDLGVPWIRVTVGKPGAVRGSSEVGVQIERGKRE, via the coding sequence ATGGATACAGTCTACGTGCGCGACCTGAAGATGGATGCCCGCATCGGCATCTACGAATGGGAAAAGCGCATCCGCCAAAAAATCCGCGTCGACCTGGAAATGGCCTGGGATAACCGCATCCCTGCCGCCAGCGACGACATCAAGGACACCCTCAACTACAAAACCGCCGCCAAACGGGTCATACAGCTAGTGGAAAACAGCCATTACGAGCTGGTCGAACGGCTGGCAGAAACCATTGCCACCACCCTGATGGACGACCTCGGCGTACCCTGGATCCGGGTCACGGTAGGCAAGCCCGGCGCAGTACGTGGCTCCAGCGAAGTCGGCGTGCAGATAGAACGGGGCAAGCGCGAATAA
- a CDS encoding glycine zipper 2TM domain-containing protein: protein MKTITYSLSAIALAAMLSACGAPMNNSQAGSMAGAVLGGVAGHQFGEGEGKTAATIAGTMVGSYVGGQVGSQQDRYYQQPQPAPYYNRGY from the coding sequence ATGAAAACCATTACTTACTCGTTGAGCGCCATTGCACTGGCGGCAATGCTGAGCGCCTGTGGCGCGCCGATGAACAATTCCCAGGCAGGTTCAATGGCGGGGGCTGTACTCGGCGGCGTCGCCGGCCACCAGTTTGGTGAAGGTGAAGGCAAAACTGCTGCCACCATCGCTGGCACTATGGTAGGCAGCTACGTCGGCGGCCAGGTTGGTTCGCAGCAAGACCGCTACTACCAACAGCCACAACCAGCACCTTACTACAACCGGGGCTACTAA
- a CDS encoding glycine zipper 2TM domain-containing protein, which yields MNKSITRSLASVTLASSLALAGCVGTAPMNNAQTGAMLGAVLGGVVGNQFGNGEGNTAMTIIGTMLGSYLGSQWGAQLDTRDQQYLGQAVYSGRPASWYNSNTGYQYNVNPGQVYRANYNNQAALCRPVTISGVIDGRQQNIQTKACQDSNGQWQLAN from the coding sequence ATGAACAAATCCATTACCCGTTCTTTGGCAAGCGTAACCCTGGCATCCTCACTGGCACTAGCCGGATGCGTAGGCACTGCCCCCATGAATAACGCCCAAACCGGTGCCATGCTGGGCGCAGTCCTCGGCGGTGTGGTCGGCAACCAATTTGGCAATGGTGAAGGCAATACGGCCATGACCATCATCGGCACCATGCTCGGCAGCTATCTGGGCAGTCAGTGGGGTGCTCAACTGGATACCCGCGACCAGCAGTATCTGGGTCAAGCAGTATACAGCGGGCGTCCCGCCAGTTGGTACAACAGCAATACCGGCTACCAATACAACGTCAACCCAGGCCAGGTTTACCGCGCCAACTACAATAACCAGGCAGCGCTGTGCCGCCCGGTCACGATTAGTGGCGTCATTGACGGCAGACAACAAAACATCCAGACCAAAGCCTGCCAGGATAGTAATGGCCAATGGCAACTGGCTAACTGA
- the rpmG gene encoding 50S ribosomal protein L33, which yields MAKKGGRDKIKLVSSAGTGFYYTTTKNKRTTPDKLEFSKYDPVVRKHVMFKEAKIK from the coding sequence ATGGCTAAGAAAGGTGGTCGCGACAAGATCAAGCTGGTTTCTTCCGCAGGAACTGGTTTTTACTACACTACAACCAAGAACAAGCGTACTACGCCAGACAAGCTGGAGTTCAGCAAGTACGATCCGGTTGTGCGCAAACATGTCATGTTTAAGGAAGCCAAGATCAAGTAA